One Clupea harengus unplaced genomic scaffold, Ch_v2.0.2, whole genome shotgun sequence genomic window carries:
- the LOC122129555 gene encoding calpain-2 catalytic subunit-like isoform X2 produces the protein MTSMAGKLAHLRERDQGVGTNQHAVKFCQQDFQALKHQCLEAGRLFEDDRFPAESRSLGYNELGPYSPKTHGVVWKRPTELCSNPTFIDGGATRTDICQGVLGDCWLLAAIASLTLEQQVLARVVPAGQSFDEGYAGIFHFQFWQFGEWVDVVIDDRLPTRDGELLFVHSATGSEFWSALLEKAYAKVNSCYEALSGGTTTEGFEDFTGGIAEIYQLNKAPAHLFKIIQKALGLGSLLGCSIDITSKYETEAVTAQKLVKGHAYSVTGAQVVHVSGREVELIRIRNPWGKVEWIGAWSDGSREWASVCADERTKLGHVSEDGEFWMSYSDFVGHFSRVEICNLTPDTLVSEEVGHWNSYQFGGVWRVGSTAGGCGNNPATFCSNPQFAVRLEDVDDDPLDGEEGCTLLVGLMQRDGRRGLRLGRQLNTAGFAIYQVPEQYKGRTNVHLGPDVLLRQQAVALSTFINSREVCERFNLPPGEYIIVPSTFEPHKKGSFVLRVFSEKQAATSEMEDDIDAVVKETEISESDVDPHFKYLFKQIAGNDSEVSVFELVRVLNKVVSQRADLKTDGFSLETGRHIVSLLDKDGSAKLGLTEFHILWMKIQKYLDIFKNHDTDGSGTMSSHEMRAALTQAGFKVNSAVLQIIVCRYANAQYAIDFDCFVGCLIRLEMLFKMFKTLEADGSGKMELDIQQWLCLAIN, from the exons ATGACATCCATGGCAGGTAAACTAGCCCATCTTAGGGAGAGAGATCAGGGAGTTGGCACCAATCAGCATGCAGTGAAGTTCTGCCAGCAAGACTTCCAGGCCCTGAAGCACCAGTGTCTGGAGGCAGGACGGCTCTTTGAGGATGACCGCTTCCCTGCTGAGAGCAGGTCGCTTGGATACAACGAGTTGGGGCCATATTCCCCCAAGACCCATGGCGTTGTTTGGAAAAGACCAACA GAGTTGTGCTCCAACCCAACATTTATTGATGGTGGTGCAACAAGAACAGACATCTGCCAAGGGGTCCTGG GTGACTGCTGGCTCCTGGCTGCTATTGCCTCTTTGACCCTTGAGCAGCAGGTCCTGGCCCGTGTGGTCcctgctggacagagttttgaTGAGGGCTATGCTGGGATCTTTCATTTCCAG TTCTGGCAGTTTGGGGAGTGGGTGGATGTGGTGATTGACGACCGTCTGCCCACCAGAGATGGAGAGCTGCTGTTTGTTCACTCAGCGACCGGCTCAGAGTTCTGGAGCGCCCTGCTAGAGAAGGCCTATGCTAA GGTCAACAGTTGCTATGAGGCCCTGTCTGGAGGCACTACCACAGAAGGCTTTGAGGACTTCACTGGGGGGATAGCAGAGATCTATCAACTGAACAAAGCTCCAGCACACCTCTTCAAAATCATCCAGAAGGCCCTGGGCCTAGGCTCTCTGCTGGGCTGCTCCATTGAT ATTACCAGTAAATATGAGACAGAGGCAGTCACTGCACAGAAACTTGTGAAGGGCCATGCATACTCCGTCACAGGTGCACAAGTG GTACATGTCAGTGGCAGGGAGGTGGAGCTGATCCGTATCAGGAACCCCTGGGGCAAGGTAGAGTGGATAGGGGCCTGGAGTGATGG GTCAAGAGAGTGGGCCAGTGTCTGTGCTGACGAGAGAACCAAACTAGGCCATGTCTCAGAAGACGGGGAGTTCTG GATGTCGTATTCAGACTTTGTGGGGCATTTCTCCCGAGTGGAGATCTGCAACCTGACTCCAGACACGCTGGTCAGTGAGGAGGTTGGCCACTGGAACAGCTACCAGTTCGGGGGCGTGTGGAGGGTGGGCTCCACTGCTGGAGGCTGCGGAAACAATCCAG CCACCTTCTGCTCCAACCCCCAGTTTGCTGTGCGTCTGGAGGACGTGGACGATGACCCCCTGGATGGGGAGGAGGGCTGCACCCTGCTGGTGGGGCTGATGCAGAGAGACGGCCGCCGGGGCCTCAGGCTGGGCAGGCAGCTCAACACCGCCGGCTTCGCAATCTATCAG GTTCCTGAACAG TATAAGGGGCGTACTAATGTCCACCTGGGCCCTGATGTACTGTTGAGGCAGCAAGCTGTTGCTTTGAGCACCTTCATTAACTCCCGTGAGGTCTGTGAGCGTTTTAACCTGCCACCTGGGGAATACATCATCGTCCCCTCCACTTTTGAGCCGCATAAGAAAGGAAGCTTCGTTCTGCGTGTGTTCTCTGAGAAGCAGGCTGCCACCAG TGAAATGGAAGATGATATTGATGCTGTAGTAAAGGAG ACTGAAATCTCAGAGAGTGATGTGGATCCCCATTTTAAATATCTGTTTAAACAGATCGCTGGTAAT GATTCAGAGGTGTCTGTTTTTGAACTGGTTCGTGTTCTGAACAAAGTTGTTTCACAAA GAGCTGATTTGAAGACGGATGGATTTAGTCTGGAGACTGGTCGGCATATTGTCAGCCTTTTGGAT AAAGATGGAAGTGCCAAACTAGGCCTGACTGAATTCCACATTCTCTGGATGAAGATTCAGAAATACCTG GACATTTTCAAGAATCATGACACTGATGGGTCTGGTACTATGAGCTCACATGAGATGAGGGCAGCACTGACTCAAGCAG GTTTCAAAGTCAACAGTGCAGTGCTGCAGATCATAGTGTGTCGTTATGCTAACGCACAGTACGCCATAGACTTTGACTGCTTTGTGGGTTGCCTGATCAGACTGGAGATGTTATTCA AAATGTTTAAAACCCTTGAGGCAGATGGTTCTGGAAAAATGGAGCTGGATATACAGCAG tGGTTGTGCTTGGCAATCAACTGA
- the LOC122129555 gene encoding calpain-2 catalytic subunit-like isoform X1, whose translation MTSMAGKLAHLRERDQGVGTNQHAVKFCQQDFQALKHQCLEAGRLFEDDRFPAESRSLGYNELGPYSPKTHGVVWKRPTELCSNPTFIDGGATRTDICQGVLGDCWLLAAIASLTLEQQVLARVVPAGQSFDEGYAGIFHFQFWQFGEWVDVVIDDRLPTRDGELLFVHSATGSEFWSALLEKAYAKVNSCYEALSGGTTTEGFEDFTGGIAEIYQLNKAPAHLFKIIQKALGLGSLLGCSIDITSKYETEAVTAQKLVKGHAYSVTGAQVVHVSGREVELIRIRNPWGKVEWIGAWSDGSREWASVCADERTKLGHVSEDGEFWMSYSDFVGHFSRVEICNLTPDTLVSEEVGHWNSYQFGGVWRVGSTAGGCGNNPATFCSNPQFAVRLEDVDDDPLDGEEGCTLLVGLMQRDGRRGLRLGRQLNTAGFAIYQVPEQYKGRTNVHLGPDVLLRQQAVALSTFINSREVCERFNLPPGEYIIVPSTFEPHKKGSFVLRVFSEKQAATSEMEDDIDAVVKETEISESDVDPHFKYLFKQIAGNDSEVSVFELVRVLNKVVSQSKSDLKTDGFSLETGRHIVSLLDKDGSAKLGLTEFHILWMKIQKYLDIFKNHDTDGSGTMSSHEMRAALTQAGFKVNSAVLQIIVCRYANAQYAIDFDCFVGCLIRLEMLFKMFKTLEADGSGKMELDIQQWLCLAIN comes from the exons ATGACATCCATGGCAGGTAAACTAGCCCATCTTAGGGAGAGAGATCAGGGAGTTGGCACCAATCAGCATGCAGTGAAGTTCTGCCAGCAAGACTTCCAGGCCCTGAAGCACCAGTGTCTGGAGGCAGGACGGCTCTTTGAGGATGACCGCTTCCCTGCTGAGAGCAGGTCGCTTGGATACAACGAGTTGGGGCCATATTCCCCCAAGACCCATGGCGTTGTTTGGAAAAGACCAACA GAGTTGTGCTCCAACCCAACATTTATTGATGGTGGTGCAACAAGAACAGACATCTGCCAAGGGGTCCTGG GTGACTGCTGGCTCCTGGCTGCTATTGCCTCTTTGACCCTTGAGCAGCAGGTCCTGGCCCGTGTGGTCcctgctggacagagttttgaTGAGGGCTATGCTGGGATCTTTCATTTCCAG TTCTGGCAGTTTGGGGAGTGGGTGGATGTGGTGATTGACGACCGTCTGCCCACCAGAGATGGAGAGCTGCTGTTTGTTCACTCAGCGACCGGCTCAGAGTTCTGGAGCGCCCTGCTAGAGAAGGCCTATGCTAA GGTCAACAGTTGCTATGAGGCCCTGTCTGGAGGCACTACCACAGAAGGCTTTGAGGACTTCACTGGGGGGATAGCAGAGATCTATCAACTGAACAAAGCTCCAGCACACCTCTTCAAAATCATCCAGAAGGCCCTGGGCCTAGGCTCTCTGCTGGGCTGCTCCATTGAT ATTACCAGTAAATATGAGACAGAGGCAGTCACTGCACAGAAACTTGTGAAGGGCCATGCATACTCCGTCACAGGTGCACAAGTG GTACATGTCAGTGGCAGGGAGGTGGAGCTGATCCGTATCAGGAACCCCTGGGGCAAGGTAGAGTGGATAGGGGCCTGGAGTGATGG GTCAAGAGAGTGGGCCAGTGTCTGTGCTGACGAGAGAACCAAACTAGGCCATGTCTCAGAAGACGGGGAGTTCTG GATGTCGTATTCAGACTTTGTGGGGCATTTCTCCCGAGTGGAGATCTGCAACCTGACTCCAGACACGCTGGTCAGTGAGGAGGTTGGCCACTGGAACAGCTACCAGTTCGGGGGCGTGTGGAGGGTGGGCTCCACTGCTGGAGGCTGCGGAAACAATCCAG CCACCTTCTGCTCCAACCCCCAGTTTGCTGTGCGTCTGGAGGACGTGGACGATGACCCCCTGGATGGGGAGGAGGGCTGCACCCTGCTGGTGGGGCTGATGCAGAGAGACGGCCGCCGGGGCCTCAGGCTGGGCAGGCAGCTCAACACCGCCGGCTTCGCAATCTATCAG GTTCCTGAACAG TATAAGGGGCGTACTAATGTCCACCTGGGCCCTGATGTACTGTTGAGGCAGCAAGCTGTTGCTTTGAGCACCTTCATTAACTCCCGTGAGGTCTGTGAGCGTTTTAACCTGCCACCTGGGGAATACATCATCGTCCCCTCCACTTTTGAGCCGCATAAGAAAGGAAGCTTCGTTCTGCGTGTGTTCTCTGAGAAGCAGGCTGCCACCAG TGAAATGGAAGATGATATTGATGCTGTAGTAAAGGAG ACTGAAATCTCAGAGAGTGATGTGGATCCCCATTTTAAATATCTGTTTAAACAGATCGCTGGTAAT GATTCAGAGGTGTCTGTTTTTGAACTGGTTCGTGTTCTGAACAAAGTTGTTTCACAAAGTAAGT CTGATTTGAAGACGGATGGATTTAGTCTGGAGACTGGTCGGCATATTGTCAGCCTTTTGGAT AAAGATGGAAGTGCCAAACTAGGCCTGACTGAATTCCACATTCTCTGGATGAAGATTCAGAAATACCTG GACATTTTCAAGAATCATGACACTGATGGGTCTGGTACTATGAGCTCACATGAGATGAGGGCAGCACTGACTCAAGCAG GTTTCAAAGTCAACAGTGCAGTGCTGCAGATCATAGTGTGTCGTTATGCTAACGCACAGTACGCCATAGACTTTGACTGCTTTGTGGGTTGCCTGATCAGACTGGAGATGTTATTCA AAATGTTTAAAACCCTTGAGGCAGATGGTTCTGGAAAAATGGAGCTGGATATACAGCAG tGGTTGTGCTTGGCAATCAACTGA